AGCCCAAGGTACCCCGGCCCAGCTGGGCCCTGACTCACCAGACTCTGCCCGTATCCCTGCCTTGCCAGCTCCCCAAGTGTCTCCATTAATCTGTCCGGGCAGCCTTGAACCCGTCCAGCTTGGAGGCTGTGCCAGCCCTTGCCCCTGGCTGCTGTCACCTGGCCATGCCCCTGCGCCCCCATCCTGGGCCTCAGTACCATCCTCCTGCCACTCCCATCCAGCtggctccctcccctctccccagagcAGCTGCACTCTCCGGTTCTGGAGCCTGCCAGCCCAGGCTTGACATCTGTGGACAGAGGTTCAAAACGTGCCCTCCTTGGCAGGGCAGTATGCGGCCTCGGCTTCCCGCCTGCCTGGGCCCTCTGCCTGCTGGCGCAAAGCCGCCCACCACGGCCCCCTGGGAATCCCAGTTCTGCCTGGTCCTGCTCCCCGGGGAGTCACCGCATGCATGCTGGCTGCCGCCTGCCACCTCACCTTCTTGGTCCACTCCACGACCCGCCTTTCGGTGAAGGTCTCAAACATCTCCTGGAAGAACTCGCTCAGCTTCTGCTGTATCAGGGAGATGGTGATCTCGGAGATGGGCAGGCTGGCCACCTGGGCAAGGACGTCGGCCACGCGGCCTGAGCCCTCCACGATCACGCAGGGGGTGCCGTGGGCAATGGCGTTGTAGATGGTCTGCAAGGCAGGGGCCAGGGCCGCTCAGACACCAGAAGTGGGGAATCTCTAGTGCGCGTACCACCAGGTTAACGGGCGATTGAGAAATGCACTGAAAACACAGCTGGGTGCTTTCTGCTGCTCAGAGGGACAAGCAGCTCATCCTGATGGCCTGTGGGGTGTGCCCCATAAGCCTTCGCCTTCAGGTCTACTGCCAGCACCATGCAACAGGTCTGCCACTGACCTGTGCTCATGAGAGCACCTCCAGAAAGACAGGATGCAACCTGGCCTGGTGCTCAGCAACCTCCTGAAGGCCCAGGGAGAGCCCAGGCCAGCCAGGGGGCCAGGGAACCCAGGGTGAGGCCTCCTTCAGCAGGAAGGACGCACCAGCGGGAGCAGGCGCCCTGCTCTGGCTGTGAGGAAGCAGGGGGCCTGCAGAGGACCCCACGTGTGGGGAGAGTGGTGGCCCAGAGGCGATCCCAAGCCCAGAACCCAGGGGGTTCCATGCTGACCACCTACAGTTACTAACCACAAGTGGACGTGTTCTCTGACCCCCTACAGGAAATGCCATGCCACTCCCCGAATGTGCAGGCGGCAGTGCCACCATACGTCCCTGCACAGCGTTTAGTTGGCCCCACACGGTCACATCCCGTTCTCCTTGCCCTTTCTGGCCATTGGCCCCACAGACATGCTAGCAACGGCTCTCTGGGCCAGCTGTGCCCTACAGCCGGGCTGGATCCCTGAGCCCACCCGCTGCCAGGACTCACGTGCAGTGTGCCAGGGCCCCCCTCCAGCACCACACAGACAATGGGGATCTTGATGGCCACACCTAGGACAAAGCACGGATCCCCGGTTTAGGGGACATGGGGCTTGGGCCTCCTCCTAGGACACAGCACAGCCACTCTTGTGCAGAAGCCTCAGGCACTGCACACTGCCGGTGAGTGCCGAGGGGCTTCAAAGGCCGGCAGGGAGCAGGTGAGGGCGCAGTGATGGCCTCTccagagcaggggtggggggagggccgCAGACACCCAGCAGTGGGGAGGGTCCCCAGCTACCTTCTGCCCCCACAGCCCCAGCGCCTAGCCTGCTTTCCCTGCAGCCCTTCCTTGGCGCCTCACACCTGGGCACGCGGGGACACGTCAAGCAGATGGACACAACACCCTGCATGTGCAGGGCCACGGTGCGGGAGCCTACATCCTCGGTGGGCCATTCGGTGAGGCTTTCATCCTTCCCAcagcagggggctgggggagactTGAGGAACACCTCTCCCTGGCAGCAAACTTTCTCTCCCAGTGCCAACATGGCCCCCTGACCTCACTCACTCTGACGCCCCAAACACAGCCCACCCAAGTTCTTAGGCAAAGCAGGGTTATCAAATTGCAGCCCCCAGCTAGCCACATCTGTGTCCCCCAGGAACTTGGAAACCTAAGTTCCCCCACCCAGACCTGTGAGTCAGGGACCAGGGGTCGACGGGGCTGACAGACCCTCGGGGGGCCTCTGATGTGCAGAGAAGCTGGACAGCCACTGCTCTAAAGGTGCCCAGCCAACCTGGTGCTGAGCCAGACCCTCCTGTTATCTCGGGGCCTTTCTTTACCCCCCTTAAATCATGCAAACTCCTGTATGTTTGGCCTCCCAGTGTCCTAGAATCTATCCCGTCTCGCCTACAAGAGAAAGGAGGTCAAGGCTTGCGTTTGGACTTTCTTATTTTTGAACCGGGCTGCATGTGTGGTGTGAAGTGATGTAGATGGTCTCTCACTTGACAGTGAGCAGAAAAGTGGGGACGTGCCCTCACCCCTGTCCACGGGTTAAATGGGCGAAAGACAGTGACCCCACCGGATAGAGCCAGGAGACGGTGGGAAAGGACCCAGGTGCATCTGACCACACCCCCTGCCTGCACTGAACATCCCGGTCGCACCCGCTGGGCCCCAACACCCTGACTGGCCAGCACCCCCTGCCCTGGCCTAAGTGCCCACAGGAGCACTCTGCTCACCTCCCCTCTCCTTTGTCTGCTCTGATATGAACTTCTCCAGCCTTGACCTCAGGGGGATCTCGACCCCATAGCGGCCGTGAGTCCCGTTGTCCACGAGGATGAAGTGGGAGTGGTTGCTGTCCAGGCAGGTCAGGTGTCCTTGGCCATCCTCATCCACCATGTACTCTGCAGGGAAGCTGCCCTGGGGACAGCCAGATGGAAAGTTCTGCATCTTGAATGCAGGGGATGGGGTCTAGCGGGCTGGATAACAAGCTCCCGGCTATGTCAGGTCCTGATCCTTGCAAGCTGtgactgtgaccttatttggaaggaGAGTCTGCAGATGATTCTGCTAATGACCTTGACATGGAAGCTGACCCTGATCACCCAGGGCTTACATGCCATCACACGTGTCCTTCCAATGGAAAGGCAGGAGGAGGGTTGACCAGGAAAGGCCAGGCTGTGTGACCAGGAAGGCTGAGGCTAGGGCCATGCGGCCACGAGCCCAGGAGGCCAGCCccagcagaggctggggaggcaggaagggcatCTCCCTGCCGGCCTCTGGAGAGGCGTGGCCCTGCCCGCATCCTGGTTTGGGCCAAGTGTCACTGATTTGGGGGTTCTGGCCTCCAAGAGAGAATAGGTCTCTGTTCTGGAAGCCCCCAGGTAAGGGGTAATCTGTCACGACAGCCCCGGGGAACGAACACAGACGTTGGCATCAGGAAGTGAGGTGCTACTGTAACAAACACCAAAAACTGGAAAAGGTCTGGAACCTGGAAATGGGCAAAGGCTGGAAGAATCTGGGAGGCATATGACAGAAATGTCTAGATAGCCTTGAACAGACTGTTGGCAGAGGACGTGTGTTAAAGCTGTTGCAGATGAGGCCCAGAAGGGGGTGAGGGGTGCAGCAGGGAAGGCGTCTGTTGCCCTAGTTACACAGCTCGTCACAGACAGAGCTCAGGTGGGAATGGGAACGGGAAAGGTGCTGCTGGTCAGCAACGAGGAGAGGCCCGCCTTGCTGTGTAGGGGCCCACAGCTCTGCTGCACCGCGCCGCACAGCTGTGTGGAAAGCAGAATCACGAGTGATGAGCTTGGATATGTATCCAAGGACGTTTCCAAGCAAAGTGTTGAAAGTGTAGTCTGGTTTCTGCTTGCTGCTTATCATAAATGTGAAAGGAGAGCTGTGCCGTACTCAGGTCGGCAGACAGGACACAGCTCAGGGACACTCTCAGCCTGTCCGTCCAGAGCGCGAGGAtgtgagaagaggaagagaatccTGTTAAAGAGGGCTAAGGGTGGGGCTGCACAGCCTTCTGCTGTGGATGTGAGGTCAAATACAAGGCCACAGATTCACTCGAGCATCTCAGCAGGGGCCGGGAGCAGAGATCTGCAGAGAGCCTTCTGTCTACTGGCAGGAACCCCTGTGACACACACAGGAAgcccacaaggcttctgagagtTGTCTCAGAAGCACTGCTCACTTGGACTGAAAGGTCGGACATAGGACAAAGTGAACAAAGTAAGATACCCAAAATTCTACAGGCAGGAGACAGGCTGATGACCTTCAAGAAAAGGGAGGGGCCATCCCAAGGGCAGAGTTGTGGGTGAGGACGGAAGCCGAGGGTCTGAACAGGATGCCCTGGACCGGAGCCTCAAGTCACACCTTTCCCCATTTTGTCACCTAATGAATTTCTCCACTGGATCTTGAAATTGATCAGGATCGGTGACCCCTTTATTCCCTCTATGTTCCTTCCTTAGAATGAGGGTGTCCATTAGAGTGTGTCTGTTCTAATAAACAAAACCACTGTATTTTGGAACAAAATAACCCATTTTCTAGTTTCAGAGGTCCACACATGAAGGGAAATTTTGCCCCAGGACAGAGCATACCCAGGATCTCGTGTAAAGGAGGAGATTTTGGATATTTTAGCTGGTGACACGTAGATGAGACTTTGAACTCTCAATTGGTGCTGTAATGGGCCAATTATTTGGGGGATCTTGGGATGGGGTGGGTGTATTTTGCACATGGGTGTGAGTCCTTGGGAATCTGAGGGCGGGTCACGGCCGGCTGAGAAACAGCCCATCAAAGGCACCAGGTCCTGATCCTGGACTCATACACGCGGCCTTATTTGAAAAAAGGATCCTTGCGGGTGTAACGTAAGCATCTTGATACGAGGAGATTCCCTAGGTTATCCAGGCCCTAAACACCAGGGGAAGTGCCCTCagagcagaggcagaggaggaTTTGGCacaacacacagagaaggcagtgagATGGAGTCAGAGTGGAGAGATGCAAGCTCGAGCCAAGGACCCCCTGCAGCCAGCGGGACCTGGAAGATGAGGAAGGAGCCCCCAGAGCCTGGGGCGGGCAGGCATGTGGCCCTAGCACACCCTGACTGTGCCTCGGTGGTACTGATTCCAGATTTCCTGCCTTCAGAAGTATGACAGaagaaatttctgttgcttttagcCACGAGGTTCTGACTAGGTGGTGCAGCAGCCCCGGGACACTGACGGCGGGGGGACGGCTGCCGGGCCAGCGCACACCCCCCTGTCACCCACAAAGGGTAGCTGGAGTGTCAAGGGGAGGCTTCTGAACCACAAATGGGAGAAGAACGAAGAGCAGTCTTGGAAGCCACCCATCTCTCTTGGCCTCAGATTTCCAATCCGTAGAATGAGCACCCAAGACAGAGCAGCCCTGTCCTCCTGAACACATCTGTGACTCTGACACAAAAGGAAGGCAGAGGCTGTGGCCCAGGGGGCCCAGCCACGAGCACCTGTGACTGAGCAAAGGAGCCGACACCCCAGAGACACTCCCCCCGGGTGAAGGGCCTCTCCAGGGCAGCTGCGTGAAAGCCTCCCAGCCAGGCGTGCTCCTGAGGGCTCCCTGAACTCCCTGACTCTGCTAATTAAGTGGACATGTGCTCATCATGCCAGGTCTACTGCGTCCTTAGAAAATCTGACTGAATGAATTCAATCATCTTTTCCAGCTTCCACATTTAACCAGTTAAATGGAGGCGGGAGGCTCTGTCTGTGATCTTAAAGGAGAAGCGTGGGTCATGACTGTCAGAAATCACAGCACTGTGCAACTAATTCCTGGGCTGGGGGAGACCCCTGATCGTGGGGTTCACAGATGCTCATGGGCTGTGTGGTCTCAGCCATGTTACCTCCTTCTGCTAAAGTGCACTTCTCACCCGAGAGGCTATTAGCATGACCAGCGATGGCTCTTAGATAACTCTTATGTGCACCTGTCCTGCAGTCTTGAGGGAGGAAAACAGAATTCAGCCAAGTCAACTATGTGTCCTGGGTCACATGGCATGGCTGGGCTAGAGCTGGGTGTCCTGTGCCTCACTCAGCCTCTTCCCCTGACACTGCATTTACCCCAGTGGCCAGACAAGGCCCACCCACAGTAGGCACCCAGTAGGACCCCACCCGTCACCTCCTGTGACCCTGCCACACCCAGGAGTCTGGCCCAGCTCACCGCGGGGTGGATCAGGCTGTCCCGGTTGTGTACCGTGCCCCACGTGGCAACTCCAATGGTGATGATTTCTCCCTTGTTGTAGCTGCTGCTCAGGCTGAAGTCCCGCACTGCCTCACCCACCTGCTTCATCACGCCGGTGTGGGAGCCCCCAGTGATAATCCAGGCCCCTGGGGGAAGGAGCTGAGGGTGTCTCCCTGCTATATGCAAGCCTGCCCCCAGTGCCCCGTGTGTGCCTCCTATGCAGGGTGTCACACGAAGGGGCTTCCAAACTCATTACCAGGTGCCAGTCTCGAAACCGGGACCCAGGAGGAGGCCACACCCTGCGCCTGCCTTCATGTTGCAGCTCCGAGGCCTCCGTTGCCCACCGTGCTTGGGTTGCAGGGGCAGGAATGGAGCCTGCAGGCTGcatcctccctcccagcctccctacATCCCCTCTCCATCCCAGCTTCGGGAACTCAGCAACCCCAAAGTTTCTCTTGATTCTTCTATTTCAAGACATGCAAATGTCCCTTCCTCCTCTCAATTTCTGGGGCCAAGATTATACGCCTGTTCCCAGCCACTCAGCCCTGCCATGCCACCCACGCCGTGAAACTTGCAGGGGCCCTGTAGGGGACCCGCTGGCTGGCCTGACCAGCTTTAGGTATCAACACAGAAGAGTGTATGATCAGCAGCGCTGAGCATGGTGGGCCGGCACCAGCTGTGTGCTGCGCGCTCTCGGACGTGAAAACGGCAGGTCCCCAGTGGGGTTGGCTCCTCTGGCCCACGTCCTCGAATGGGAAGCCATGGGGAAGGGGCTGCCACCACCTCCCGCAGACATGAGCAGAAGGCCACCTTTGTCTCTGTTGGGGTCTCTGTCCCAGGGCAATGCTGACGAGAGTGCAGAGACCAGTGCCCAGAAGCCTGTCACAGTGTTGCCAATCAAGACTCAGATTAAGTCTGTTGCGGGGCAAAGACCCAAACTGACGGTGTGGTTCTCACACCCTTTGCTAAAATAGATCCTAGAAAAAGGCTCAGTCCCTTGTGGGGGGCCCTTCTCTCCTGGACCCAGAATCCTTGCTCTCCTGCCACAGCCTACCTGGTGCAGCCCCCTCAAGCTCACATGCCTACTGATCGCTGGTCACTTAGGCCGAGGGCCGCCCCCCGTGGAGCTCCAGGCATGGTGGGCACAGAGTCAGGGCCGCATGCAGCCTTGCCCACTCTGCTCTTACTGGAGCCGTGAGCCTGGGGAAGTATTTAACACTGAGGCCGCTGCCTCCCCTAAGAAGATGGAGATTGTATCCTCCTTGCCTGGAGCTAATGGAAAGATCAGGCAGCAAAGAGTTTGGTGCCTGGGAGCTCTCCCTGACTCCCCATGATTAACACAACCACTGCTGTCCCCTGCCTGGGCCGCACCTGTGGTCTGGGCCACCTTGACCAGGCCCCTGCGGAAGATGCTCCTCAGCCTGGGCTTCATGATGAAGTCCTTGGCCCCGCCTGTCACGGAGATGAGGAGGCTGGGGACGTCCAGGCCCCAGTGCTGGGTCATGAGGCGGTAGATCACGCTGGGAGGCGTGTCCTGGGACAGGCGCACATACTGCGGGAGTCAGGACCCAGGGAGCCCGTGTCAGCCAGCAGCAGTGCAGCTGGGAGACCGCGCCTCCGAGCCCCAGCCCTGGGTGGACCCTCACCCTGGGCCCAGACCTGGAGAGTAGAAGTAACCACACCCAAGTGGGACAGGGACCTTGAGCAACAAAGGGAGCCCAAGCTTGGAAGAGAGCCCGGAAGGCCGGCCCCGCACCCTCGGCACCTCCTGACTGTGCCCTGGGTCAGGAGCCCCCGAACCCCATGCCCATCCTGTCCCTGGGGGCGGGCCTCCTCTGCACCCACAGGCTGAACATGGCCATCATGAAGGAGTGTCTTTCTCCATCCAGCACAGCTTTCTCCCAGCCAGCGCCTGCGGCCTagcccctggccctggccccccaGGGGTCTGCTGTCCATGCCTCTGGCCCTGACATGCTCTAGGGCTCACTCTTACCCTGAGCCCTGGGCTGCAAAGGATCCCCCACTCTTCTTGGGTCAAACCCAGAATAGCCGTGAGGGTGGCTCACAAGGGACCAGGGCTTGCACGGCACCCGACTGGTGACGGTGTGGATGCAGGGCGGCTCTGGAGCTGATGGGAAGTGGGCGTGACCCCACCCCCAGACCCCTCCTTGTTCAGGCTCTTTTGCCAAGTGTGCAGTGTCTCAGCCACTCAGAAGAGGCGAGGCAGTGGCCACACCCATGCCTGAGAGGTACAGGGTTCCAGAAATAAGCAGCCCCACAGGCCCTGGAGGACAGTAGTGCCCAGGACCTGCATCAGGGTCCTCCAGAAGGCTGGTTGCAGGGAGGGTGTCTGGGGCCCCATCCAGGAGGTGCAGGTGGGGCCAAGAAGCTGTCTGGCAGTGCTCTTGCTCCAGGGACCACCCTGAGATGCACACCTGAGAGCCAGGGCCTCCCTCTGCCACTCCTGCCCCCCTGCAGGCCTGAGGCCCCTGGGGGTCACACTCTGCCACCTGGCACCATCAGCCTTCCCACAGCAGGCCTCTGAGCCACCCCCAGCCTGTCTCCTCACCCCATTCCTCAAGCCTACCCTGACCCATGCCCTGGGTGACCCCTGctccccccaggccctggctAACACCGCCCAGGGCCTCCTAGCCGGAGCTCACACCACTGGGCTTGCACCCTCCTCAGGGCGCTTGCTGCTCCCCACCCTGCTTATTGGTGACCAAGCACTCTGAGATCAGGCACGTTTCCTAACAGCCCTGTGGCGCACTGCCTGCCCCGCCCCTAGTACTGGACAGATGCTGTGCCCCCAGGCTTTTGTCCAGCCTCCCTCTCCACACCAGGAAGTCCTGGCCCTGCAGGTCCCCAGTAGTGGCCGCTGGTCCATACTAAGAGCAATGGAGTGACAAAAACCAACCTTTCCCATCTTCTGGCCCAGGCCTGTGAAGACAATATCACCAAAGGCATCAGTTGGCATCTCCTGGACGTGTTTTTTTGGGTCCCACTGGTTGCCCTGGAAGGCATGGGGCCTGGTGGCCTCCTCCACGTGCTGCTTTTGCATGTAGCCACATTCGCACACCACTTTCCTGCAAAGACCATGCAGTCACCAGAGGTAATGAGACTCCTTCCTGCTCCCCACTGGGGGTGTCAGGGGTGCCCAGTGGAGAGTCAGGACTTCACCCCACCAAGCAGTGACAAGGCACCCCCAGTCATGGTGTTAGTGGAGGTCATGCAGGGGTCAGTGACAAGGTCCCCCTGCCCTTCCCAGCCAGGACAGGATCAGCAGAGGCCAACTGGGGACTAGAACTGCCCCCTCAAGAGGAACAAGatgcccctccccaccagctAACAACTGAGACTAAGGGAGCTTGAATGTCCACCCCCACGAGCAATACTGATGCAGGGCCCTCCTTCTGCACTGACCTGTCATAGGACCAGCTAAAACACAAGATCCAGTCTCAtaacataatacttaaaatagtAAGGTTTCAAACGAAAATCCCTAGTCATACCAGGAACCAGGAAAATTTCAACTGGCATGAGAAAACACAGCAGCCACCAAAGCCAAGAGTACATACCTTCTAGAATCAGCCAACAAGGGTTTTTAAGCAGCCTCTTTAAAATGCTTTGACAAGAAATGATGACCAtgcttgaaaaatgaaaaaatataaactctcagcaaagaaaaagaagatatatcaaaTGGGAGTTTTAGAACTGAAGAATGCACagaccaaaattaaaaaaaaaaaactcacaagaTAAACTCAGCACCAGAATGAAGGTGACAGAGGAAATAATCTACAAACTTGAAGACAGAACAATAGAAATGACCCAAaatgaacaacagaaagaaaatagatctaaataaatatacacagagCCTCTGGGGTCTATGGAACTATGACAAAAATGGAACATCCATGTCATCAGAATTccacaaaggaaagagaaagaaggcaaCGTTGGAAAGGTATGTAAAGAAATTATGACCCGTGGGAGTGTTCCTAGGAAGACAGGGTTGGGCTACCATTTAAAAACCAGTCAAcatactatttgcagatgacatgacactgtacataaaaaactccactccaaaactactagaactaatatcagaattcagcaaagttgcaggatacaaaattaatgcacagaaatctgttgcattcctttacactaacaatgaactagcagaaagagaaatcaggaaaacaattacattcacagttgcatcaaaaagaataaaatacctaggaataaacctaagcaaggaagtgaaagacctataccctgaaaactacaagacactcttaagagaaattaaagaggacactaacaaatggaaactcattccatgctcctggctaggaagaattaatattgtcaaaatggccatcctgcccaaagcaatctacagattcaatgcaatccctatcaaattactaacagcattcttcaatgaactggaacaaatagttcaaaaattcatatggaaccacctaagacctcgaatagccaaagcaatcttgagaaggaagaataaagcgggggggggatctcacttcccaacttcaagctctactacaaagcctcagtaatcaagacaatttggtactgccacaagaacagacccacagaccagtggaacagaatagagactctagatattaacccaaacatatatggttaattaatatatgataaaggagccatggacatacaatggggaaatgacagcgacttcaatagctggtgtttgcaaaactggacagctacatgtaagagaatgaaactggatcattgtctaaccccatatacaaaagtaaattcgaaatggatcaaagacatgaatgtaagtcatgaaaccataaaactcttagaaaaaaaaataggcaaaaatctcttggacataaacatgagcaacttcttcatgaatatatctccccaggcaagggaaacaaaagcaaaaatgaacaagtgggactatatcaagctgaatagcttctgtacagcaaaggacaccatcaatagaacaaaaaggcatcctacagtatgggaaaatatattcagaaatgacagatccgataaagggttgacatccaaaatatataaagagctcatgcacctcaacaaacaaaaagcaaataatccaattaaaaatggtcagaggagctgaacagacagttctccaaagaagaaatttagatggccaacagacacatgaaaagatgctccacatcgcaaatcatcagagaaatgcaaattaaaaccacaatgagatatcacttcacaccagtaaggatcaccaccatccaaaagacaaacaataacaaatgttggcgaggatgtgcagaaaggggaaccctcctacactgctggtgggaatgtaaattagttcaaccatttttgaaagcagtatggaggttcctcaaaaaactcaaaatagaaataccaattgacccaggaattccactcctaggaatttaccctaagaatgcagcagcccagtttgaaaaagacacacacacccctatgtttatcgcagcactatttacaatagccaagatatggaagcaacctaagtgtccatcagtagatgaatggataaagaagatgtggtacatatacacaatgggatattattcagccataagaagaaaacaaatcccaccatttgcaacaacatggatggagctagagggtattatgctcagtgaaataagccaggcggagaaagacaagtaccaaatgatctcactcatatatgtggagtataagaacaaagaaaaactgaaggagcaaaacagcagcagactcacagaacccaagaatggactaacagttaccaaagggaaaaggactggggaggatggatgggaagggagggataagggggggaaaaagaaagggggcataatgattagcatgtataatgtgtggggggcacggggagggctgtacaacacaaagaagacagtgattctacagcatcttattactctgatggacagtgactgtaatggggtatgtgggggggacttggtgatgggaggagtctagtaaacataatattcctcatgtaattgtagattaatgataccaaaataaatcagTCAACGTGATCCTTCATTTTAGCAGAATGATCATTTGCTTGGATGagtaaaaagcatccaaattcaAACATCCATTCATATACCACTTGTGACAAACTAGGAATAAAGGGGAGTTTTCTCAATATGATAAGAAAAAACAGCATCTGTGAAAATCCTATGGCTAACAATGATGAAACATGGAATGTTTTACCCCTAAGATTGGGGACCAGACAACGATTTCTGCATTTACCGTGCTCTTAAACACTGTACCAACAGGTCCTAGCTAATacaataataaagaaagaaaggatggaa
The DNA window shown above is from Manis javanica isolate MJ-LG chromosome 3, MJ_LKY, whole genome shotgun sequence and carries:
- the TRPM2 gene encoding transient receptor potential cation channel subfamily M member 2 isoform X11 encodes the protein MEPSPPRKDGSELEEGLGVQPRRVVDLDMVSNLRRSNSRMGKSQYLYGNCGKQEHLSSWIPENIMKKECVYFVESPKLSDAGKVVCECGYMQKQHVEEATRPHAFQGNQWDPKKHVQEMPTDAFGDIVFTGLGQKMGKYVRLSQDTPPSVIYRLMTQHWGLDVPSLLISVTGGAKDFIMKPRLRSIFRRGLVKVAQTTGAWIITGGSHTGVMKQVGEAVRDFSLSSSYNKGEIITIGVATWGTVHNRDSLIHPAGSFPAEYMVDEDGQGHLTCLDSNHSHFILVDNGTHGRYGVEIPLRSRLEKFISEQTKERGDHLQRHCPRHPLRDRGGLRPRGRRPCPGGQPAHLRDHHLPDTAEAERVLPGDV